The following proteins come from a genomic window of Suricata suricatta isolate VVHF042 chromosome 5, meerkat_22Aug2017_6uvM2_HiC, whole genome shotgun sequence:
- the EIF4G1 gene encoding eukaryotic translation initiation factor 4 gamma 1 isoform X2, translated as MNKAPQPTGPPPAPSPGLPQPAFPPGQTAPVVFSTPQATQMNTPSQPRQGGFRSLQHFYPSRAQPPSSAASRVQSAAPARPGPAAHVYPAGSQVMMIPSQISYSASQGAYYIPGQGRSTYVVPTQQYPVQPGAPSFYPGASPTEFGTYAGAYYPAQGVQQFPTGVAPAPVLMNQPPQIAPKRERKTIRIRDPNQGGKDITEEIMSGARTASTPTPPQTGGGLEPQANGETPQVAVVVRPDDRSQGAIIGSRPGLSGPEHSPSESRPASPCPTPSPPPILESGSEPNLAVLSISGDTVTTGMIQMSVEESTPLPRETGEPYCLSPEPTPLAEPILEVEVTLSKPIPESEFSSSPLQVPTPLSSHKVEILPEPNGMVSSEDLEPEVESSPEIAPLPPPPCPSESPMPIAPTAQPEELLNGAPSPPAVDLSPVSEPQEQAKEVTASVAPSAALSATPAMAPPAASPAQEEEVEEEEEDEEEGETGEAEGEKGREELLPQESTPVATHLPQNLEAAAATQVAVSVPKRRRKIKELNKKEAVGDLLDAFKEVNPGVPEVENQPPVGTSPGPEPEGSSVPPRPDEANETWDSKEDKIHNAENIQPGEQKYEYKSDQWKPLNLEEKKRYDREFLLGFQFIFASMQKPEGLPHISDVVLDKANKTPLRPLDPARLQGINCGPDFTPSFANLGRPALSNRGPPRGGPGGELPRGPAGLGPRRSQQGPRKEPRKIIATVLMTEDIKLNKAEKAWKPSSKRTAADKDRGEEDADGSKTQDLFRRVRSILNKLTPQMFQQLMKQVTQLAIDTEERLKGVIDLIFEKAISEPNFSVAYANMCRCLMALKVPTTEKPTVTVNFRKLLLNRCQKEFEKDKDDDEVFEKKQKEMDEAATAEERGRLKEELEEARDIARRRSLGNIKFIGELFKLKMLTEAIMHDCVVKLLKNHDEESLECLCRLLTTIGKDLDFEKAKPRMDQYFNQMEKIIKEKKTSSRIRFMLQDVLDLRRSNWVPRRGDQGPKTIDQIHKEAEMEEHWEHVKVQQLMAKGSDKRRGGPPGPPISRGLPLVDDGGWNTVPISKGSRPIDTSRLTKITKPGSIDSNNQLFAPGGRLSWGKGSSGGSGAKPSDAASEAARPATSTLNRFSALQQAVPTENTDSRRVVQRSSLSRERGEKAGDRGDRLERSERGGDRGERLDRSRTPATKRSFSKEVEERSRERPSQPEGLRKAASLTEDRDRGRDAVKREATLPPVSPPKAALSEEELEKKSKAIIEEYLHLNDMKEAVQCVQELASPSLLFIFVRHGIESTLERSTIAREHMGRLLHQLLFAGHLSTAQYYQGLYEILELAEDMEIDIPHVWLYLAELITPILQEGGVPVGELFREITKPLRPMGKAASLLLEILGLLCKSMGPKKVGMLWREAGLSWKEFLPEGQDVSAFVVEQKVEYTLGEESEAPGQRMLSSEELSRQLEKLLKEGSSNQRVFDWIEANLNEQQVASNTLVRALMTAVCYSAIIFETPLRVDVAVLKARAKLLQKYLCDEQKELQALYALQALVVTLEQPANLLRMFFDALYDEDVVKEDAFYSWESSKDPAEQQGKGVALKSVTAFFKWLREAEEEESDHN; from the exons CACTTCTACCCTAGCCGGGCCCAGCCCCCGAGCAGTGCAGCCTCCCGAGTGCAGAGTGCAGCCCCCGCCCGCCCTGGCCCAGCTGCCCATGTCTACCCTGCTGGATCCCAAGTAATGATGATCCCTTCCCAGATCTCCTACTCAGCCTCCCAAGGGGCCTACTACATCCCTGGACAG ggGCGTTCCACGTATGTTGTCCCGACACAGCAGTATCCTGTacagccaggagccccaagctTCTATCCGGGTGCAAGCCCTACAGAGTTTGGAACTTAtg CTGGCGCCTACTACCCAGCCCAGGGTGTGCAGCAGTTTCCCACTGGTGTGGCCCCCGCCCCAGTTTTGATGAACCAGCCACCCCAGATTGCTCCCAAGAGGGAGCGGAAGACC ATCCGAATTCGAGATCCAAACCAAGGAGGAAAGGATATCACGGAGGAGATCATGTCTGGGGCCCGCACCGCCtccacacccacccctccccag ACGGGAGGCGGTTTGGAACCTCAAGCTAATGGGGAGACACCCCAGGTTGCTGTTGTTGTCCGGCCAG ATGACCGGTCCCAGGGAGCAATCATTGGGAGCAGGCCGGGGCTGTCTGGCCCAGAGCACAGCCCTTCAGAATCCCGGCCTGCGTCACCTTGTCCGACCCCATCACCACCCCCAATCTTGGAATCGGGGTCTGAGCCTAATCTCGCAGTCCTCTCCATTTCTGGGGACACTGTGACAACGGGGATGATCCAGATGTCTGTAGAAGAATCCACCCCCTTGCCTCGTGAAACTGGGGAGCCATATTGCCTCTCTCCAGAACCCACTCCCCTCGCTGAACCCATACTGGAAGTAGAAGTGACACTTAGCAAACCGATTCCGGAATCTGAGTTCTCTTCCAGTCCTCTCCAGGTTCCCACCCCCCTTTCATCTCACAAAGTGGAAATTCTACCTGAACCTAATGGCATGGTCTCGTCTGAGGATCTGGAACCAGAGGTTGAGTCGAGCCCGGAGAttgctcctctccctcccccgccttgTCCCTCTGAATCCCCCATGCCCATTGCTCCAACTGCCCAGCCTGAGGAACTGCTTAACGGAGCCCCCTCGCCACCAGCTGTGGACTTAAGCCCAGTCAGTGAGCCACAGGAGCAGGCCAAGGAGGTTACAGCATCAGTGGCTCCCTCTGCTGCCCTCTCTGCCACGCCAGCCATGGCTCCTCCAGCTGCTTCCCCTGcccaggaggaggaagtggaggaagaggaagaagatgaagaagaaggagaaacaggagaAGCTGAgggtgagaaaggaagagaggaacttCTTCCCCAAGAGAGCACCCCTGTTGCAACCCACCTGCCTCAGAATTTGGAGGCAGCAGCAGCCACCCAAG tGGCAGTGTCTGTGCCAAAGAGGAGACGGAAAATTAAGGAACTCAATAAGAAGGAGGCTGTAGGAGACCTTCTAGATGCCTTCAAGGAG GTGAACCCAGGAGTACCAGAGGTGGAAAATCAGCCTCCTGTAGGCACCAGCCCTGGTCCAGAGCCTGAGGGCAGCAGTGTGCCCCCCCGCCCAGACGAAGCCAATGAGACCTGGGACTCAAAGGAAGACAAAATTCACAATGCTGAGAACATCCAGCCAGGGGAGCAGAAGTATGAATACAAGTCAG ATCAGTGGAAGCCTCTAAACCTTGAGGAGAAGAAGCGTTATGACCGTGAGTTCCTGCTTGGCTTTCAGTTCATCTTTGCCAGTATGCAGAAGCCGGAGGGATTGCCTCATATCAGCGATGTAGTGTTGGATAAG GCCAATAAAACACCCCTGCGGCCACTGGACCCTGCTAGACTTCAAGGCATAAATTGCGGCCCAGACTTCACTCCTTCCTTTGCCAACCTTGGCCGACCAGCCCTTAGCAACCGTGGGCCCCCAAGGGGTGGGCCAGGTGGGGAGCTTCCCCGAGGGCCG GCTGGTCTGGGACCCCGGCGCTCTCAGCAGGGCCCCCGAAAGGAACCACGCAAGATCATTGCCACGGTGTTAATGACTGAAGATATAAAGTTGAACAAAGCAGAGAAAGCCTGGAAACCCAGCAGCAAGCGGACAGCTGCTGATAAGGATCGAGGGGAAGAGGATGCTGATGGCAGCAAAACCCAG GACCTGTTCCGCAGAGTGCGCTCCATCTTAAATAAGCTGACACCCCAGATGTTCCAGCAGCTGATGAAGCAGGTGACACAGCTGGCCATCGACACTGAAGAACGCCTCAAAGGAGTCATTGACCTCATCTTCGAGAAGGCCATTTCAGAGCCCAACTTCTCTGTGGCCTATGCCAACATGTGCCGCTGCCTCATGGCG TTGAAAGTGCCCACTACAGAAAAGCCAACAGTGACTGTAAACTTCCGAAAACTGTTGTTGAATCGATGTCAGAAGgagtttgagaaagacaaagatgatGATGAGGTTTTTGAGAAGAAGCAAAAAGAGATGGATGAGGCTGCTACG GCAGAAGAACGAGGACGCCTGAAGGAAGAGCTGGAAGAGGCTCGAGACATAGCCCGGCGGCGCTCTTTAGGGAATATCAAGTTTATTGGGGAGTTGTTTAAGCTGAAGATGTTAACAGAGGCAATAATGCATGACTGTGTGGTTAAACTACTTAAGAATCATGATGAAGAGTCTCTTGAATGCCTTTGTCGTCTGCTCACTACCATTGGCAAAGATCTGGACTTTGAAAAAGCCAAG CCCCGAATGGATCAGTATTTCAACCAGATGGAAAAGATAATTAAGGAAAAGAAGACTTCATCCCGAATCCGCTTTATGCTGCAAGACGTGCTGGATCTGAGACGG AGCAATTGGGTGCCACGCCGTGGAGACCAAGGTCCCAAGACCATTGACCAGATCCACAAAGAGGCTGAGATGGAGGAGCACTGGGAGCATGTAAAAGTGCAGCAGCTAATGGCCAAGGGCAGCGACAAGCGTCGGGGTGGCCCTCCAGGCCCACCTATTA GCCGAGGCCTCCCGCTTGTGGATGATGGTGGCTGGAACACAGTCCCCATCAGCAAGGGCAGCCGCCCTATTGACACCTCACGGCTCACCAAGATCACCAAG CCTGGCTCCATTGATTCTAACAACCAGCTCTTTGCACCTGGAGGGCGATTGAGCTGGGGCAAGGGCAGCAGTGGAGGCTCAGGAGCCAAGCCCTCTGACGCAG CATCAGAAGCTGCTCGTCCAGCTACTAGTACCTTGAACCGCTTCTCAGCCCTTCAACAAGCAGTACCTACAGAAAACACAGATAGCAGACGTGTGGTACAGAG GAGTAGCTTGAGCCGAGAAAGAGGCGAGAAAGCTGGGGACCGGGGAGACCGCCTGGAGCGTAGTGAACGGGGAGGTGATCGTGGGGAACGGCTCGATCGCTCTCGGACACCTGCCACCAAGCGGAGCTTCAGCAAGGAAGTGGAGGAGCGGAGTAGAGAGCGGCCCTCTCAGCCTGAGGGACTGCGCAAGGCAGCTAGCCTCACGGAGGATCGGGACCGTGGGCGAGATGCTG TGAAGCGAGAAGCCACCCTCCCCCCAGTGAGTCCCCCGAAGGCTGCCCTCTCTGAGGAAGAGCTAGAAAAGAAATCCAAGGCCATCATTGAAGAATATCTCCATCTCAATGACATGAAG GAGGCAGTGCAGTGCGTCCAGGAGCTGGCCTCACCCTCCCTGCTCTTCATCTTTGTGCGGCATGGCATTGAGTCCACACTAGAGCGCAGCACCATCGCTCGTGAGCATATGGGGCGGCTGCTGCACCAGCTGCTCTTTGCCGGACACCTCTCCACTGCTCAGTACTACCAAGG GCTGTATGAAATCCTAGAATTGGCTGAAGACATGGAAATTGACATCCCCCACGTATGGCTCTACCTAGCAGAACTCATAACCCCCATTCTGCAGGAAGGTGGGGTACCTGTGGGGGAGCTGTTCAG agAGATTACAAAACCTCTGAGACCCATGGGCAAAGCTGCTTCTCTGTTGCTGGAGATCTTGGGGCTTCTATGCAAAAGCATG GGTCCCAAAAAGGTGGGAATGCTGTGGCGAGAAGCTGGACTCAGCTGGAAAGAATTTCTGCCTGAAGGCCAGGACGTCAGTGCATTCGTCGTTGAACAG AAGGTGGAGTATACCTTGGGCGAGGAGTCAGAAGCCCCTGGCCAGAGGATGCTCTCCTCTGAGGAGCTGAGCAGACAGCTGGAGAAGCTGCTGAAGGAGGGCAGCAGTAACCAGCGGGTGTTTGACTGGATAGAG GCCAACCTGAATGAGCAGCAGGTAGCATCCAACACACTAGTTCGAGCCCTCATGACAGCTGTCTGCTATTCTGCAATTATCT TTGAGACGCCCCTCCGAGTGGATGTCGCGGTGCTGAAAGCGCGAGCGAAACTCCTACAGAAGTACCTATGTGATGAGCAGAAGGAGTTGCAGGCACTCTACGCGCTCCAGGCCCTTGTAGTGACCTTAGAACAGCCCGCCA ACCTGCTTCGGATGTTCTTTGATGCGCTGTATGACGAGGACGTGGTGAAAGAGGATGCCTTCTACAGCTGGGAGAGTAGCAAGGATCCTGCTGAGCAACAGGGCAAGGGCGTAGCCCTAAAATCTGTCACAGCCTTCTTCAAGTGGCTTCgtgaggcggaggaggaggagtctGACCACAACTGA
- the EIF4G1 gene encoding eukaryotic translation initiation factor 4 gamma 1 isoform X1, whose protein sequence is MNKAPQPTGPPPAPSPGLPQPAFPPGQTAPVVFSTPQATQMNTPSQPRQGGFRSLQHFYPSRAQPPSSAASRVQSAAPARPGPAAHVYPAGSQVMMIPSQISYSASQGAYYIPGQGRSTYVVPTQQYPVQPGAPSFYPGASPTEFGTYAGAYYPAQGVQQFPTGVAPAPVLMNQPPQIAPKRERKTIRIRDPNQGGKDITEEIMSGARTASTPTPPQTGGGLEPQANGETPQVAVVVRPDDRSQGAIIGSRPGLSGPEHSPSESRPASPCPTPSPPPILESGSEPNLAVLSISGDTVTTGMIQMSVEESTPLPRETGEPYCLSPEPTPLAEPILEVEVTLSKPIPESEFSSSPLQVPTPLSSHKVEILPEPNGMVSSEDLEPEVESSPEIAPLPPPPCPSESPMPIAPTAQPEELLNGAPSPPAVDLSPVSEPQEQAKEVTASVAPSAALSATPAMAPPAASPAQEEEVEEEEEDEEEGETGEAEGEKGREELLPQESTPVATHLPQNLEAAAATQVAVSVPKRRRKIKELNKKEAVGDLLDAFKEVNPGVPEVENQPPVGTSPGPEPEGSSVPPRPDEANETWDSKEDKIHNAENIQPGEQKYEYKSDQWKPLNLEEKKRYDREFLLGFQFIFASMQKPEGLPHISDVVLDKANKTPLRPLDPARLQGINCGPDFTPSFANLGRPALSNRGPPRGGPGGELPRGPQAGLGPRRSQQGPRKEPRKIIATVLMTEDIKLNKAEKAWKPSSKRTAADKDRGEEDADGSKTQDLFRRVRSILNKLTPQMFQQLMKQVTQLAIDTEERLKGVIDLIFEKAISEPNFSVAYANMCRCLMALKVPTTEKPTVTVNFRKLLLNRCQKEFEKDKDDDEVFEKKQKEMDEAATAEERGRLKEELEEARDIARRRSLGNIKFIGELFKLKMLTEAIMHDCVVKLLKNHDEESLECLCRLLTTIGKDLDFEKAKPRMDQYFNQMEKIIKEKKTSSRIRFMLQDVLDLRRSNWVPRRGDQGPKTIDQIHKEAEMEEHWEHVKVQQLMAKGSDKRRGGPPGPPISRGLPLVDDGGWNTVPISKGSRPIDTSRLTKITKPGSIDSNNQLFAPGGRLSWGKGSSGGSGAKPSDAASEAARPATSTLNRFSALQQAVPTENTDSRRVVQRSSLSRERGEKAGDRGDRLERSERGGDRGERLDRSRTPATKRSFSKEVEERSRERPSQPEGLRKAASLTEDRDRGRDAVKREATLPPVSPPKAALSEEELEKKSKAIIEEYLHLNDMKEAVQCVQELASPSLLFIFVRHGIESTLERSTIAREHMGRLLHQLLFAGHLSTAQYYQGLYEILELAEDMEIDIPHVWLYLAELITPILQEGGVPVGELFREITKPLRPMGKAASLLLEILGLLCKSMGPKKVGMLWREAGLSWKEFLPEGQDVSAFVVEQKVEYTLGEESEAPGQRMLSSEELSRQLEKLLKEGSSNQRVFDWIEANLNEQQVASNTLVRALMTAVCYSAIIFETPLRVDVAVLKARAKLLQKYLCDEQKELQALYALQALVVTLEQPANLLRMFFDALYDEDVVKEDAFYSWESSKDPAEQQGKGVALKSVTAFFKWLREAEEEESDHN, encoded by the exons CACTTCTACCCTAGCCGGGCCCAGCCCCCGAGCAGTGCAGCCTCCCGAGTGCAGAGTGCAGCCCCCGCCCGCCCTGGCCCAGCTGCCCATGTCTACCCTGCTGGATCCCAAGTAATGATGATCCCTTCCCAGATCTCCTACTCAGCCTCCCAAGGGGCCTACTACATCCCTGGACAG ggGCGTTCCACGTATGTTGTCCCGACACAGCAGTATCCTGTacagccaggagccccaagctTCTATCCGGGTGCAAGCCCTACAGAGTTTGGAACTTAtg CTGGCGCCTACTACCCAGCCCAGGGTGTGCAGCAGTTTCCCACTGGTGTGGCCCCCGCCCCAGTTTTGATGAACCAGCCACCCCAGATTGCTCCCAAGAGGGAGCGGAAGACC ATCCGAATTCGAGATCCAAACCAAGGAGGAAAGGATATCACGGAGGAGATCATGTCTGGGGCCCGCACCGCCtccacacccacccctccccag ACGGGAGGCGGTTTGGAACCTCAAGCTAATGGGGAGACACCCCAGGTTGCTGTTGTTGTCCGGCCAG ATGACCGGTCCCAGGGAGCAATCATTGGGAGCAGGCCGGGGCTGTCTGGCCCAGAGCACAGCCCTTCAGAATCCCGGCCTGCGTCACCTTGTCCGACCCCATCACCACCCCCAATCTTGGAATCGGGGTCTGAGCCTAATCTCGCAGTCCTCTCCATTTCTGGGGACACTGTGACAACGGGGATGATCCAGATGTCTGTAGAAGAATCCACCCCCTTGCCTCGTGAAACTGGGGAGCCATATTGCCTCTCTCCAGAACCCACTCCCCTCGCTGAACCCATACTGGAAGTAGAAGTGACACTTAGCAAACCGATTCCGGAATCTGAGTTCTCTTCCAGTCCTCTCCAGGTTCCCACCCCCCTTTCATCTCACAAAGTGGAAATTCTACCTGAACCTAATGGCATGGTCTCGTCTGAGGATCTGGAACCAGAGGTTGAGTCGAGCCCGGAGAttgctcctctccctcccccgccttgTCCCTCTGAATCCCCCATGCCCATTGCTCCAACTGCCCAGCCTGAGGAACTGCTTAACGGAGCCCCCTCGCCACCAGCTGTGGACTTAAGCCCAGTCAGTGAGCCACAGGAGCAGGCCAAGGAGGTTACAGCATCAGTGGCTCCCTCTGCTGCCCTCTCTGCCACGCCAGCCATGGCTCCTCCAGCTGCTTCCCCTGcccaggaggaggaagtggaggaagaggaagaagatgaagaagaaggagaaacaggagaAGCTGAgggtgagaaaggaagagaggaacttCTTCCCCAAGAGAGCACCCCTGTTGCAACCCACCTGCCTCAGAATTTGGAGGCAGCAGCAGCCACCCAAG tGGCAGTGTCTGTGCCAAAGAGGAGACGGAAAATTAAGGAACTCAATAAGAAGGAGGCTGTAGGAGACCTTCTAGATGCCTTCAAGGAG GTGAACCCAGGAGTACCAGAGGTGGAAAATCAGCCTCCTGTAGGCACCAGCCCTGGTCCAGAGCCTGAGGGCAGCAGTGTGCCCCCCCGCCCAGACGAAGCCAATGAGACCTGGGACTCAAAGGAAGACAAAATTCACAATGCTGAGAACATCCAGCCAGGGGAGCAGAAGTATGAATACAAGTCAG ATCAGTGGAAGCCTCTAAACCTTGAGGAGAAGAAGCGTTATGACCGTGAGTTCCTGCTTGGCTTTCAGTTCATCTTTGCCAGTATGCAGAAGCCGGAGGGATTGCCTCATATCAGCGATGTAGTGTTGGATAAG GCCAATAAAACACCCCTGCGGCCACTGGACCCTGCTAGACTTCAAGGCATAAATTGCGGCCCAGACTTCACTCCTTCCTTTGCCAACCTTGGCCGACCAGCCCTTAGCAACCGTGGGCCCCCAAGGGGTGGGCCAGGTGGGGAGCTTCCCCGAGGGCCG CAGGCTGGTCTGGGACCCCGGCGCTCTCAGCAGGGCCCCCGAAAGGAACCACGCAAGATCATTGCCACGGTGTTAATGACTGAAGATATAAAGTTGAACAAAGCAGAGAAAGCCTGGAAACCCAGCAGCAAGCGGACAGCTGCTGATAAGGATCGAGGGGAAGAGGATGCTGATGGCAGCAAAACCCAG GACCTGTTCCGCAGAGTGCGCTCCATCTTAAATAAGCTGACACCCCAGATGTTCCAGCAGCTGATGAAGCAGGTGACACAGCTGGCCATCGACACTGAAGAACGCCTCAAAGGAGTCATTGACCTCATCTTCGAGAAGGCCATTTCAGAGCCCAACTTCTCTGTGGCCTATGCCAACATGTGCCGCTGCCTCATGGCG TTGAAAGTGCCCACTACAGAAAAGCCAACAGTGACTGTAAACTTCCGAAAACTGTTGTTGAATCGATGTCAGAAGgagtttgagaaagacaaagatgatGATGAGGTTTTTGAGAAGAAGCAAAAAGAGATGGATGAGGCTGCTACG GCAGAAGAACGAGGACGCCTGAAGGAAGAGCTGGAAGAGGCTCGAGACATAGCCCGGCGGCGCTCTTTAGGGAATATCAAGTTTATTGGGGAGTTGTTTAAGCTGAAGATGTTAACAGAGGCAATAATGCATGACTGTGTGGTTAAACTACTTAAGAATCATGATGAAGAGTCTCTTGAATGCCTTTGTCGTCTGCTCACTACCATTGGCAAAGATCTGGACTTTGAAAAAGCCAAG CCCCGAATGGATCAGTATTTCAACCAGATGGAAAAGATAATTAAGGAAAAGAAGACTTCATCCCGAATCCGCTTTATGCTGCAAGACGTGCTGGATCTGAGACGG AGCAATTGGGTGCCACGCCGTGGAGACCAAGGTCCCAAGACCATTGACCAGATCCACAAAGAGGCTGAGATGGAGGAGCACTGGGAGCATGTAAAAGTGCAGCAGCTAATGGCCAAGGGCAGCGACAAGCGTCGGGGTGGCCCTCCAGGCCCACCTATTA GCCGAGGCCTCCCGCTTGTGGATGATGGTGGCTGGAACACAGTCCCCATCAGCAAGGGCAGCCGCCCTATTGACACCTCACGGCTCACCAAGATCACCAAG CCTGGCTCCATTGATTCTAACAACCAGCTCTTTGCACCTGGAGGGCGATTGAGCTGGGGCAAGGGCAGCAGTGGAGGCTCAGGAGCCAAGCCCTCTGACGCAG CATCAGAAGCTGCTCGTCCAGCTACTAGTACCTTGAACCGCTTCTCAGCCCTTCAACAAGCAGTACCTACAGAAAACACAGATAGCAGACGTGTGGTACAGAG GAGTAGCTTGAGCCGAGAAAGAGGCGAGAAAGCTGGGGACCGGGGAGACCGCCTGGAGCGTAGTGAACGGGGAGGTGATCGTGGGGAACGGCTCGATCGCTCTCGGACACCTGCCACCAAGCGGAGCTTCAGCAAGGAAGTGGAGGAGCGGAGTAGAGAGCGGCCCTCTCAGCCTGAGGGACTGCGCAAGGCAGCTAGCCTCACGGAGGATCGGGACCGTGGGCGAGATGCTG TGAAGCGAGAAGCCACCCTCCCCCCAGTGAGTCCCCCGAAGGCTGCCCTCTCTGAGGAAGAGCTAGAAAAGAAATCCAAGGCCATCATTGAAGAATATCTCCATCTCAATGACATGAAG GAGGCAGTGCAGTGCGTCCAGGAGCTGGCCTCACCCTCCCTGCTCTTCATCTTTGTGCGGCATGGCATTGAGTCCACACTAGAGCGCAGCACCATCGCTCGTGAGCATATGGGGCGGCTGCTGCACCAGCTGCTCTTTGCCGGACACCTCTCCACTGCTCAGTACTACCAAGG GCTGTATGAAATCCTAGAATTGGCTGAAGACATGGAAATTGACATCCCCCACGTATGGCTCTACCTAGCAGAACTCATAACCCCCATTCTGCAGGAAGGTGGGGTACCTGTGGGGGAGCTGTTCAG agAGATTACAAAACCTCTGAGACCCATGGGCAAAGCTGCTTCTCTGTTGCTGGAGATCTTGGGGCTTCTATGCAAAAGCATG GGTCCCAAAAAGGTGGGAATGCTGTGGCGAGAAGCTGGACTCAGCTGGAAAGAATTTCTGCCTGAAGGCCAGGACGTCAGTGCATTCGTCGTTGAACAG AAGGTGGAGTATACCTTGGGCGAGGAGTCAGAAGCCCCTGGCCAGAGGATGCTCTCCTCTGAGGAGCTGAGCAGACAGCTGGAGAAGCTGCTGAAGGAGGGCAGCAGTAACCAGCGGGTGTTTGACTGGATAGAG GCCAACCTGAATGAGCAGCAGGTAGCATCCAACACACTAGTTCGAGCCCTCATGACAGCTGTCTGCTATTCTGCAATTATCT TTGAGACGCCCCTCCGAGTGGATGTCGCGGTGCTGAAAGCGCGAGCGAAACTCCTACAGAAGTACCTATGTGATGAGCAGAAGGAGTTGCAGGCACTCTACGCGCTCCAGGCCCTTGTAGTGACCTTAGAACAGCCCGCCA ACCTGCTTCGGATGTTCTTTGATGCGCTGTATGACGAGGACGTGGTGAAAGAGGATGCCTTCTACAGCTGGGAGAGTAGCAAGGATCCTGCTGAGCAACAGGGCAAGGGCGTAGCCCTAAAATCTGTCACAGCCTTCTTCAAGTGGCTTCgtgaggcggaggaggaggagtctGACCACAACTGA